A stretch of Brachyhypopomus gauderio isolate BG-103 chromosome 3, BGAUD_0.2, whole genome shotgun sequence DNA encodes these proteins:
- the rasgef1ba gene encoding ras-GEF domain-containing family member 1B-A, giving the protein MSGESSCTLILRRNSPELVFSREGFKDTMPQTPPFPGMCGSSGYNKNLYQTKEEDYGGLYYHDSNLASGSLEALIQHLVPTVTYYPDRTYIFTFLLSSRLFLHPSELMSKVRHLCVDHQRLSDPQADKVRIKKIAPKILQLLTEWTETFPYDFRDERVMRSLKELTNRLSTGDELYRKTAQQMTQALIRKLAALSQYEEALVKISSTVTDRLMVLKNKPQSIQRDILTICSDPFTLAQQLTHIELERLSYIGPEEFVQAFVQKDHLDNEKTCFSNQKKASNLEAYVDWFNRLSYLVASEICIPVKKKHRARVIEFFIDVARECFNIGNFNSLMAIISGMNMSPVSRLKKTWGKVKTAKFDILEHQMDPSSNFYNYRTALRGATQRSITAHSSREKIVIPFFSLLIKDIYFLNEGCANRLPNGHVNFEKFWELAKQVSEFMTWKKVECPFERDRKILQYLLTAPVFTEDALYLASYESEGPENNMEKDRWKSLRSSLLNRT; this is encoded by the exons ATGTCCGGAGAATCGTCCTGTACTTTGATACTGAGAAGAAATTCTCCGGAATTGGTCTTCAGTCGAGAAGGTTTTAAG GACACAATGCCGCAAACGCCACCATTCCCAGGAATGTGTGGATCCAGCGGATACAACAAGAACCTCTACCAGACAAAGGAGGAGGACTATGGAGGCCTGTATTACCATGACAGCAACCTGGCATCTGGGTCTCTGGAAGCTCTCATTCAACACTTGGTGCCCACTGTGACCTACTACCCTGAC AGGACGTACATCTTCACGTTCCTGCTCAGTTCACGTCTCTTCCTCCACCCCTCTGAACTCATGTCTAAAGTGCGCCACTTGTGTGTGGACCATCAGAGGCTGAGTGACCCTCAGGCAGACAAG GTGAGAATCAAAAAAATTGCCCCGAAGATCTTGCAGCTGCTGACAGAGTGGACAGAGACGTTCCCCTATGATTTCCGGGACGAGAGGGTGATGAGGAGTCTGAAGGAGCTCACAAATCGGCTGAGCACGGGGGACGAG CTCTATCGTAAAACGGCACAGCAGATGACGCAAGCGCTGATCCGTAAGCTCGCCGCGCTCAGTCAGTACGAAGAGGCCCTGGTGAAGATCAGCTCCACCGTGACAGACCGTCTGATGGTTCTTAAGAACAAGCCCCAGTCCATCCAGCGAGACATTCTGACCATCTGCAGTGACCCCTTCACCCTGGCCCAGCAGCTCACGCACATTGAACTG gagCGACTAAGTTACATTGGACCTGAGGAATTTGTCCAGGCATTTGTTCAGAAAGACCATCTTGATAATGAAAAG ACCTGTTTCAGCAATCAGAAGAAAGCCAGCAACCTGGAGGCGTATGTGGACTGGTTCAACAGGCTCAGCTACCTGGTAGCCTCCGAGATCTGCATT CCAGTTAAGAAGAAGCACCGAGCACGGGTCATCGAGTTCTTCATCGACGTGGCGCGAGAGTGCTTTAACATCGGCAACTTCAACTCTCTCATGGCCATTATCT CTGGCATGAACATGAGCCCTGTGTCAAGGCTAAAGAAGACCTGGGGCAAAGTCAAAACAGCCAAGTTTGACATCTTGGAG cACCAGATGGACCCTTCCAGCAACTTCTACAACTACAGAACAGCTCTGCGTGGCGCCACCCAGAGATCTATTACCGCTCACAGCAGCAGAGAAAAG ATCGTCATTCCGTTCTTCAGCCTTTTGATCAAGGACATTTACTTCCTCAATGAAGGATGTGCCAACAGACTTCCAAATGGACACGTCAATTTTGAG AAATTCTGGGAGCTGGCCAAACAGGTGAGCGAGTTCATGACCTGGAAGAAGGTGGAGTGTCCCTTCGAGAGGGACCGCAAGATCCTGCAGTACCTCCTGACGGCGCCTGTCTTCACTGAGGACG CTTTGTACCTGGCGTCTTATGAAAGCGAGGGACCAGAGAACAACATGGAGAAGGACAGATGGAAatctctcag GTCCTCTTTGCTGAACAGGACGTGA